ATCATTTATAATTCATATTACATAATTATTATTAATATTAATATTACCTTTTAAATAATGTTTAATATTATTTAATATATTAATATTCTCTTTATTATTATTTAATTTAATAATTAATCTAAATTGTAAATATTTAGATTTATATTTATTAATTTGAATATTACCATTACTATCAAATAATCCTACAAATAACATTTTATAGAATTCTGACCCTGCGGTTCATCTTCCTTGTGGATATGAACCGCAGGGAATACTATTATTAATATAATTATTATTAATATTATTATTATTATTAATATTATTATTAATATTATAAATATTATTAGTATTATTAATATTATTAGTATTATTAATATTACTATCACTATTACTATTACTATTACTATTACTATTCCCCGCGGCTCTCATTCTACTTTCGTAGGATGATGAGTCCGCGGGGTTATTATTATTAGTATTATTAGTATTATTATTAATATTATATATTTTAATAGAGTATAAAATATTATTAATTTTATAAAATGTGGTAGGATTATATAAATTACAGTATTTCCCATTAGAGAAGGGATAAGTATAAATATATGAAATATATAATATAATAATTATAATATTTATTTTATCATGGAATGCTACATCTAATGATGCATTTGCTAATGCTACTCCTGTTAATCCACCAA
The nucleotide sequence above comes from Kluyveromyces lactis mitochondrion, complete genome. Encoded proteins:
- the COX1 gene encoding COX1 intron 3 ORF (contains 2 LAGLIDADG motifs; two GC-rich clusters) gives rise to the protein MNIIIIILYISYIYTYPFSNGKYCNLYNPTTFYKINNILYSIKIYNINNNTNNTNNNNPADSSSYESRMRAAGNSNSNSNSNSDSNINNTNNINNTNNIYNINNNINNNNNINNNYINNSIPCGSYPQGRWTAGSEFYKMLFVGLFDSNGNIQINKYKSKYLQFRLIIKLNNNKENINILNNIKHYLKGNININNNYVIWIINDIKNINNLIKLFNKYPLITINKKLQLAFIKSIYYIYKNNRNLAINLYLKDRNNKYNPNLYKYYKDINYTKINYFSPANFHKKFAGININININNNYNHNYINVWFLGFIENKGKFIIRKNNNNSFLFYINDKHLIEFLKNYFNIKNKLIYKNNIYILEVYNKYYINIFIKFFNKYNLQGYKYIEYIKWKKINI